The following proteins are co-located in the Labrys monachus genome:
- a CDS encoding M20 family metallopeptidase → MQPAGLLERLVAFDTQNPPGDGVACARFIGDVLAGAGFAVAYQDYRPNHANIVARLSNGEGPVFALNTHIDVVPAGEGWSSDPFRAVYRDGRIQARGACDAKGSLAAMMTAGLQLARQREAWSGTLLLVFVGDEEVSSSGAKHFAAAAPPIDYAVIGEPTSNRVVTAHKGSLRPLVRVRGRTAHSGAPHLGVNAVFGAAHLLAAVEAEAARIARFTHPLCGPASLTVTRIAGGQADNVVPDSCDMLLDRRMVPGETPQACRAGLEDLFARVHREHGTAIEVVEWRETTGGPTETPADNAFVRAALRQAEAHGAAPGGVEGLLGACDLVHFNAIGALGIVLGPGDLAVAHKPDEFVPLAELEAAAGIYRSLALDMLRHP, encoded by the coding sequence ATGCAACCCGCGGGACTGCTCGAACGACTCGTCGCCTTCGACACCCAGAATCCGCCGGGCGACGGCGTCGCCTGCGCCCGCTTCATCGGCGACGTGCTCGCCGGAGCGGGTTTCGCCGTCGCCTACCAGGATTATCGGCCCAACCACGCCAATATCGTCGCGCGGCTGTCGAACGGGGAGGGGCCGGTCTTCGCCCTCAACACCCATATCGACGTCGTGCCGGCAGGCGAGGGATGGAGCAGCGACCCGTTCCGCGCGGTGTATCGGGACGGCCGTATCCAGGCGCGGGGCGCCTGCGACGCCAAGGGCTCGTTGGCCGCGATGATGACGGCCGGCCTGCAGCTCGCCCGGCAGCGGGAGGCATGGAGCGGCACGCTGCTGCTGGTCTTCGTCGGCGACGAGGAGGTGTCGAGTTCCGGTGCCAAGCATTTCGCCGCCGCGGCACCGCCTATCGATTATGCCGTCATCGGCGAGCCGACCTCGAACAGGGTGGTGACGGCCCATAAGGGAAGCCTGCGCCCGCTGGTGCGCGTGCGGGGCCGCACCGCCCATTCGGGCGCGCCGCATCTCGGCGTCAACGCCGTGTTCGGGGCTGCGCATCTCCTGGCGGCGGTCGAGGCCGAGGCCGCGCGGATCGCGCGGTTCACCCATCCGCTCTGCGGCCCTGCCAGCCTCACCGTGACGCGGATCGCGGGGGGACAGGCCGACAATGTCGTGCCGGACAGCTGCGACATGCTGCTCGACCGGCGCATGGTCCCGGGCGAGACGCCGCAGGCCTGCAGGGCCGGGCTGGAAGATCTGTTCGCGCGGGTGCATCGCGAGCACGGCACGGCGATCGAGGTGGTCGAATGGCGCGAGACCACGGGCGGGCCGACCGAGACGCCGGCGGACAATGCCTTCGTGCGGGCGGCCTTGCGGCAGGCGGAGGCGCATGGCGCCGCCCCGGGCGGGGTCGAGGGCCTGCTCGGCGCCTGCGATCTCGTGCATTTCAACGCCATCGGCGCCCTGGGCATCGTGCTCGGCCCGGGCGACCTTGCCGTCGCGCACAAGCCCGACGAGTTCGTGCCGCTCGCCGAACTGGAGGCGGCGGCCGGCATCTACCGGAGCCTCGCGCTCGACATGCTGCGGCACCCATAG
- a CDS encoding M24 family metallopeptidase, whose translation MLPLSDETLGGIASGRGSECAFPPAELAGRLDRLRGAMEMSGFDGVMLTGPETVFWLTGRQTPGHFAFQALFVPLDRDPVLLVRRLEEMNTRFNTRLDDIRLYGDDDDPAQAALALVDGLGWRGRRIGVETRSTGLLPALFAAVAAALPDWRDASGLLAELRMVKSALEVAFIEQAAAYADAGLEAGIAAVRAGSTENAIAAAMLQAAVAAGSEYLGMEPLVSSGPRSGVPHATWRRRRLERGDGLFLELAGCHNRYHAAILRPVWLGPMPDTARRMLDAAQAGLAAALDALRPGSTCADVHQAAAEVIDRHGYAAAYRKRTGYSMGVAFAPDWGEGDVLSLYSNVTRPLEAGMVFHIPTTLRAYGEFTIGVSETAVVTQSGARCLSRLPRRLFQID comes from the coding sequence ATGCTGCCTCTTTCGGATGAAACCCTCGGCGGTATCGCGTCGGGCCGCGGCTCGGAATGCGCCTTTCCGCCGGCGGAACTGGCGGGCCGCCTGGACCGGCTTCGGGGCGCCATGGAGATGTCCGGTTTCGACGGCGTGATGCTGACCGGACCGGAAACCGTCTTCTGGCTCACCGGCCGCCAGACGCCGGGCCACTTCGCCTTCCAGGCCCTGTTCGTGCCGCTGGACCGCGATCCCGTCCTCCTCGTGCGGCGCCTGGAGGAGATGAACACCCGCTTCAACACCCGGCTCGACGACATCAGGCTCTACGGCGACGATGACGATCCGGCCCAGGCGGCGCTCGCGCTGGTCGACGGGCTCGGCTGGCGCGGCCGCCGGATCGGCGTCGAGACGCGCAGCACCGGGCTGCTGCCGGCCTTGTTCGCCGCAGTGGCGGCGGCACTCCCGGATTGGCGCGATGCATCCGGCCTGCTGGCGGAATTGCGCATGGTCAAGTCGGCCCTCGAGGTCGCCTTCATCGAGCAGGCGGCGGCCTATGCCGATGCGGGCCTCGAAGCCGGCATCGCCGCCGTTCGCGCCGGCTCGACGGAGAACGCCATCGCCGCCGCCATGCTGCAGGCGGCGGTCGCCGCTGGGTCCGAATATCTCGGCATGGAGCCGCTGGTGTCCTCCGGGCCGCGCAGCGGCGTTCCGCACGCGACCTGGCGCCGGCGGCGGCTCGAACGGGGCGACGGGCTGTTCCTGGAACTCGCCGGCTGTCACAACCGCTACCACGCCGCCATCCTCCGCCCGGTCTGGCTGGGCCCGATGCCCGACACGGCGCGCCGCATGCTCGATGCCGCACAGGCGGGGCTGGCGGCCGCGCTCGATGCGCTCCGCCCCGGCTCGACCTGCGCCGATGTCCATCAGGCCGCTGCCGAGGTGATCGACCGTCACGGCTACGCCGCGGCCTATCGCAAACGCACCGGCTACAGCATGGGCGTGGCCTTCGCGCCCGATTGGGGGGAGGGCGACGTGCTCAGCCTCTACAGCAACGTCACGCGGCCCCTGGAGGCCGGCATGGTCTTCCACATCCCGACGACCTTGCGCGCCTATGGCGAATTCACTATCGGGGTCAGCGAGACAGCCGTCGTCACCCAGAGCGGCGCCCGCTGCCTGTCCCGCCTTCCCCGCCGATTGTTCCAGATCGATTGA
- a CDS encoding GntR family transcriptional regulator has protein sequence MTMASYAADLQEEKDRSLSRLAYDSVLDMLIRHELPLNTVLHERRLAERLNISRTPVREALNRLESEGFVSRMPGRVLVVKNLSTRELIETLHVRGLLEAEAAALAAGRVPAAELDRLEADIRALLATLEPKPEDDWEVDSRVHGTITRHGGNALLARLVEGFRVKTHMFNLKRVPERFAIGHREHLAIIDALRRADGQAARKGIETHIENVKQSVIQALSQI, from the coding sequence ATGACGATGGCAAGCTACGCCGCCGACCTGCAGGAGGAAAAGGACCGCAGCCTCAGCCGGCTCGCCTATGATAGCGTGCTCGACATGCTGATCCGGCACGAATTGCCGCTGAACACGGTGCTGCACGAGCGGCGGCTGGCCGAGCGCCTCAATATTTCCCGCACACCGGTGCGCGAGGCGCTGAACCGGCTGGAAAGCGAGGGCTTCGTCTCGCGCATGCCGGGCCGCGTCCTCGTGGTGAAGAACCTCTCCACGCGCGAACTGATCGAGACCCTGCATGTGAGGGGCCTCCTGGAGGCGGAAGCCGCCGCCCTCGCGGCGGGACGCGTGCCCGCGGCGGAGCTCGATAGGCTGGAGGCCGATATCCGAGCCCTGCTGGCGACGCTGGAACCCAAGCCGGAAGACGATTGGGAGGTCGACAGCCGCGTGCACGGCACGATCACCCGCCATGGCGGCAATGCCCTGCTGGCGCGCCTCGTCGAAGGCTTTCGCGTCAAGACCCACATGTTCAATCTCAAACGCGTGCCGGAGCGCTTCGCCATCGGCCATCGCGAGCATCTCGCCATCATCGACGCCCTGCGCCGTGCGGACGGCCAGGCCGCCCGCAAGGGGATCGAAACCCACATCGAGAACGTCAAGCAGAGCGTCATCCAGGCGCTCAGCCAGATTTAG
- a CDS encoding dihydrodipicolinate synthase family protein, which yields MAPTRIDANTSGVYIISPTPFTDQGEIDFASTDRMIEFFIEKGVTGLTILGVLGEAPKLSSSEAQAFLKHVMQRVAGRKPVVVGASNPGTDNLVRFAKEAMDLGAAGLMIAPLSGLKNDDQVYAYWEGLFSRLGADVPVCYQDYPQTTTVFSSVAVLNRMIADFPNFVMLKHEEGSGLPKITKLREHAEQGKGRRISILVGNGGLYLPQELRRGVDGAMTGFAYPEMLVGVCEHFAAGRPEEGEDLFDIYLPILRHEQQAGFGLAIRKEILRRRGAMASSAIRHPGPKLSARDHQELDELMARLERKLKG from the coding sequence ATGGCTCCGACCAGGATCGACGCAAACACCAGCGGTGTCTACATCATCTCGCCCACGCCCTTCACCGACCAGGGCGAGATCGACTTCGCCAGCACCGACCGGATGATCGAGTTCTTCATCGAGAAGGGCGTGACGGGCCTCACCATCCTGGGCGTGCTCGGCGAAGCGCCGAAGCTCTCCTCGTCGGAGGCGCAGGCCTTCCTGAAGCATGTGATGCAGCGCGTGGCCGGCCGCAAGCCGGTGGTGGTGGGCGCCAGCAACCCCGGCACCGACAATCTCGTGCGCTTCGCCAAGGAGGCGATGGACCTCGGCGCCGCCGGGCTGATGATCGCCCCGCTCTCCGGCCTGAAGAACGACGACCAGGTCTATGCCTATTGGGAAGGCCTGTTCTCGCGCCTCGGCGCGGATGTCCCCGTCTGCTATCAGGATTATCCGCAGACGACGACGGTGTTCAGCTCGGTGGCGGTGCTCAACCGCATGATCGCCGACTTCCCGAATTTCGTCATGCTCAAGCATGAGGAAGGCTCCGGCCTGCCGAAGATCACCAAGCTGCGCGAGCATGCCGAGCAGGGCAAGGGGCGGCGCATCAGCATCCTCGTCGGCAATGGCGGCCTCTATCTGCCGCAGGAACTGCGCCGCGGCGTCGACGGCGCCATGACGGGCTTCGCCTATCCGGAGATGCTGGTCGGCGTCTGCGAGCATTTCGCGGCGGGCCGCCCCGAAGAGGGCGAGGACCTGTTCGACATCTATCTGCCGATCCTCCGGCACGAGCAGCAGGCCGGCTTCGGCCTCGCCATCCGCAAGGAGATCCTGCGCCGCCGCGGCGCCATGGCCTCCTCGGCGATCCGCCATCCCGGCCCGAAGCTCTCCGCCCGCGACCACCAGGAGCTCGACGAGCTGATGGCCCGCCTCGAGCGCAAGCTGAAGGGCTGA
- a CDS encoding agmatinase: MNVLPVNSLDTPRFCGVPTFMRLPQATSLHGLDAAVIGLPSDSGAPFRTGARFGPNAVRAMSVMLRPINPYRGNINVFEKLACADVGDASVVPGYEVESLDRIEESVAALVTAGIVPFGIGGDHSITLAELRAVAARHGPLALVHFDSHSDTWDKYFGGKAYSAGTPFRRAVEEGIVTPGQSIQIGLRGSLFQATDISQSLDLGYDVVTTDEIFDIGFKALADRIAARTAGRPVFLTFDMDFVDPAAAPAVQTPEAGGPSARETLQILRLLHGLDLVGCDVVEANPLYDGPGQITALLAATVLAELMALLASVRG; encoded by the coding sequence ATGAACGTCCTGCCCGTCAATTCGCTCGACACGCCGCGCTTCTGCGGCGTCCCGACCTTCATGCGCCTGCCGCAGGCGACCTCGCTCCACGGCCTCGATGCCGCGGTGATCGGCCTGCCCTCCGATTCCGGCGCCCCCTTCCGCACCGGCGCCCGCTTCGGCCCGAATGCCGTGCGGGCGATGTCGGTCATGCTGCGGCCGATCAACCCCTATCGCGGCAACATCAACGTGTTCGAGAAGCTCGCCTGCGCCGATGTCGGCGACGCTTCGGTGGTGCCGGGCTATGAGGTGGAATCGCTGGATCGGATCGAGGAATCGGTCGCGGCCCTGGTGACGGCCGGCATCGTGCCCTTCGGCATCGGCGGCGACCATTCCATCACGCTGGCCGAGTTGCGGGCGGTTGCCGCCAGGCACGGGCCGCTGGCCCTCGTGCACTTCGATTCGCACAGCGACACCTGGGACAAATATTTCGGCGGCAAGGCCTACAGCGCCGGCACGCCGTTCCGCCGGGCGGTGGAAGAGGGCATCGTCACCCCCGGGCAGTCGATCCAGATCGGCCTGCGCGGCTCGCTCTTCCAGGCGACCGACATCAGCCAGTCGCTCGACCTCGGCTATGACGTCGTGACGACGGATGAGATTTTCGACATCGGCTTCAAGGCCCTGGCGGACCGTATCGCCGCCCGCACGGCGGGCCGGCCGGTCTTTCTCACCTTCGACATGGATTTCGTCGACCCGGCGGCGGCTCCCGCCGTGCAGACGCCGGAAGCGGGCGGCCCCTCGGCCCGCGAGACCCTCCAGATCCTGCGCCTGCTGCACGGGCTCGACCTCGTCGGCTGCGACGTGGTGGAGGCCAATCCGCTCTATGACGGCCCCGGCCAGATCACCGCGCTGCTGGCGGCCACTGTGCTGGCGGAACTGATGGCGCTGCTCGCATCGGTCCGCGGCTGA
- a CDS encoding urea carboxylase-associated family protein: protein MSVSLGETADLRLKASHGLAISLRRGERLRIENLFGTQVVDTWLLAGDDPFEHSSMDHTRSVNSNIFLEKEMVVASSLRRPMARLVEDTSPGRHDTLLCPCNAAIYRELRCEGYHRSCTDNFHEALGAVGITLPFTPASLNLFMNVPVAADGSVERVAPASRPGDAVVLQAEMDVTVVLSACPQDVTPINGTERTPRDIGLAIRPARGAPL, encoded by the coding sequence GTGAGCGTTTCCCTCGGTGAGACGGCGGACCTCCGCCTGAAAGCTTCGCACGGCCTCGCGATCTCCCTGCGGCGGGGAGAGAGGCTGCGCATCGAGAATCTGTTCGGCACGCAGGTCGTGGACACCTGGCTCCTGGCCGGCGACGACCCGTTCGAGCATTCCTCGATGGACCATACGCGATCGGTCAACAGCAACATCTTCCTGGAAAAGGAAATGGTGGTGGCCAGCAGCCTGAGGCGGCCGATGGCGAGGCTGGTGGAGGATACCTCACCCGGCCGGCACGACACGCTGCTGTGCCCCTGCAATGCGGCCATCTATCGCGAATTGCGCTGCGAGGGCTATCATCGCAGCTGCACCGACAATTTCCACGAGGCGCTCGGCGCCGTGGGCATCACCCTGCCGTTCACGCCGGCTTCGCTCAACCTGTTCATGAACGTGCCGGTCGCGGCCGACGGTTCGGTCGAGCGCGTGGCGCCGGCATCGAGGCCCGGCGACGCCGTCGTGCTGCAGGCCGAAATGGACGTGACCGTCGTGCTCTCGGCCTGTCCGCAGGATGTCACCCCGATCAACGGCACCGAACGAACGCCGCGTGATATCGGGCTCGCGATCCGGCCGGCTCGCGGAGCGCCGCTATGA
- a CDS encoding fumarylacetoacetate hydrolase family protein yields MTEFVITPPAVPSVAVDGETARFPVRRIFCVGRNYAAHAREMGGDPDREPPFFFSKPGDAVVDSGSTIPYPPDTSDLHHEVELVVAVGKEGIDLSPEQALDIVFGYGVGIDLTRRDLQGKAKAAGRPWDWGKAFDRSAPCGPLRRASDIGHPASGTIRLSINGQVKQESDLSDMIWNVAETLSIISKSIALQPGDLCFTGTPEGVGAIRPGDEILAEIDGLPNLSLTIRR; encoded by the coding sequence ATGACTGAATTCGTTATCACCCCGCCGGCCGTTCCGTCGGTCGCCGTCGATGGAGAGACGGCGCGCTTCCCGGTGCGCCGCATCTTTTGCGTCGGCCGCAATTATGCGGCGCATGCCCGCGAGATGGGCGGCGATCCCGACCGCGAGCCGCCCTTCTTCTTCTCCAAGCCGGGCGACGCCGTGGTGGACAGCGGCTCGACCATTCCCTATCCGCCCGACACTTCCGACCTGCACCACGAAGTTGAGCTCGTCGTCGCCGTCGGCAAGGAAGGCATCGACCTTTCTCCCGAACAGGCGCTCGACATCGTCTTCGGCTATGGCGTCGGCATCGATCTCACCCGTCGCGACCTGCAGGGCAAGGCCAAAGCGGCCGGCCGCCCCTGGGACTGGGGCAAGGCCTTCGACCGCTCGGCGCCCTGCGGCCCGCTGCGGCGCGCTTCCGACATCGGCCATCCGGCCAGCGGCACCATCCGGCTGAGCATCAACGGGCAAGTGAAGCAGGAATCCGACCTCTCCGACATGATCTGGAACGTCGCCGAGACGTTGTCGATCATCTCGAAGTCGATCGCCCTGCAGCCGGGCGACCTCTGCTTCACCGGCACGCCGGAAGGGGTCGGTGCGATCCGTCCGGGCGACGAGATCCTTGCCGAGATCGACGGGCTGCCGAACCTGTCGCTGACGATCCGCCGCTAG